The Leishmania major strain Friedlin complete genome, chromosome 31 genome contains a region encoding:
- a CDS encoding putative ATP-dependent RNA helicase has translation MRAQQRMEAEQESAQRRHEEAMRTDAEYKQRFETMQEMQTAMQMSHAEFFDKYSRQETLLLNHVVTERLDMPVILDLIEQHDVVFICTDTGSGKSTGVPKALLELSPDTKVVSTQPRRTATVAIANRVASLRRESVGEDVGYWIRGDKKGDEQTRLWYMTSYTLLLRILENPAELPFTHIVLDEFHERQPDLEVTVALLRLALLNKLSRFKLVLMSATLNTEDWEEYFAGLRVATYKQSEPEHPIHDYFLEDTCTLLGTDYQAPPQLVSRGVVDKSTVDKHFYLAQNLILFLNSCSNPVHSILVFLPGRAQVETMSTWLHTQLYHRVDAVPWHSAVNLSEIEAAMKRNIPGRQKVYLATDIAEVSITLPDVVYVIDLVLVKRPKISKELPASIQYPPLVTQWISRGSVAQRRGRIGRVQQGFYFCLFPAAQITDLPAYSQPPIENSRIDELSLHCLQVVNNPVAIFSLCHGQPLVEAITSSMNMLTQLGCILDAKDPLSAGERIEEIYSHQNESWSRMIMAAAQAEVMTDIPEYQYTFIGRILQLIPVSPQPGMLVFFGFLTGLESLMILAAAVTSSLSPFSINASEGLQRHFNVARAMEETENVMRDFCCGLRSDIVAVMKATLLFRVEQQRHCNSVETVRHWCLQKHLSYDKLMAIVDLESHIKYELAEFMPFRSIVEAEKLLEQLDKLASMVAVMTNVAFVAQSLEVTSEGNSYTNSKEMALGIFSDLTAVPDIHSPSCLRWQEGDIIIPVQLNLIFDKLLASFSTAIASPKQFWISLLLFSQRVQYATFSDDEGTFHVFALSYGGKERYVEVDEIAGYVVLEFRRKLSAICEVLRLTHAHRLLYEDHFNTLLGSYSLAPLQDLQREVITALVSIFNNLEDMTADEVEHDEDDLDVVSLLSFALPTRAP, from the coding sequence atgcgcgcgcagcagcgcatggaggcggagcaggagagtgcgcagcgccggcacgaAGAGGCCATGCGCACCGATGCCGAATACAAGCAGCGCTTCGAGACGATGCAGGAGATGCAGACGGCCATGCAGATGTCGCACGCAGAGTTCTTTGACAAGTACAGCCGCcaggagacgctgctgctgaaccACGTCGTGACGGAGCGGCTTGACATGCCGGTCATCCTCGACCTCATCGAGCAGCACGACGTCGTGTTCATCTGCACCGACactggcagcggcaagagCACCGGCGTCCCGAAGGCATTGCTCGAGCTGTCGCCGGACACCAAGGTGGtcagcacgcagccgcgtcgcaccgcgacggtggcgatTGCCAACCGCGTAGCGAGTCTCCGCCGCGAGAGCGTCGGCGAGGACGTTGGCTACTGGATCCGCGGCGACAAGAAGGGCGATGAGCAGACCCGTTTGTGGTACATGACGAGCTAcaccctgctgctgcgaatTCTCGAGAACCCGGCAGAGCTGCCGTTCACGCACATTGTGCTAGATGAGTTCCACGAGCGACAGCCAGATCTTgaggtgacggtggcgctgctgcggttggCGCTGCTCAACAAGTTGTCGCGCTTCAAGCTGGTGCTCATGAGCGCCACCCTCAACACGGAGGACTGGGAGGAGTACTTTGCCGGCCTCCGCGTCGCCACGTACAAGCAGAGCGAGCCGGAGCACCCCATTCACGACTACTTCCTCGAGGACACCTGCACTCTGCTTGGCACGGACTACCAGGCCCCGCCGCAGCTGGTGTCGCGCGGTGTTGTGGACAAGAGCACCGTGGACAAACACTTCTACCTGGCCCAGAACTTGATTCTCTTCCTCAACAGCTGCTCGAACCCAGTGCACTCCATCCTTGTGTTCCTGCCAGGCAGGGCGCAGGTAGAGACGATGAGCACGTGGCTCCACACACAGCTGTATCACCGCGTCGACGCGGTGCCGTGGCACAGCGCCGTGAACCTGAGCGAGATTGAGGCGGCAATGAAGCGTAACATACCGGGGCGGCAGAAGGTATACCTCGCCACCGATATCGCTGAGGTATCCATCACGTTGCCGGACGTGGTCTACGTCATCGACCTGGTGCTGGTGAAGCGGCCGAAGATTTCCAAGGAGTTGCCGGCCTCCATCCAGTACCCACCTCTAGTCACGCAGTGGAtctcgcgcggcagcgtggcgcagcgccggggCCGCATCGGCCGCGTGCAACAGGGCTTCTACTTCTGCCTGTTCCCTGCTGCTCAAATTACGGACCTGCCGGCCTATTCCCAGCCGCCGATCGAGAACTCCCGGATCGACGAGCTGTCGCTGCACTGCCTGCAGGTGGTGAACAACCCGGTGGCCATCTTCAGCCTGTGCCACGGCCAGCCCCTCGTGGAGGCGATTACGTCGTCCATGAACATGCTCACGCAGCTCGGCTGCATCCTCGACGCGAAAGACCCCCTCTCCGCCGGGGAGCGCATCGAGGAGATCTACAGCCATCAGAACGAGTCGTGGAGCCGCATGATCATGGCAGCGGCCCAGGCGGAGGTGATGACGGACATTCCAGAGTACCAATACACGTTCATTGGCCGCATTCTGCAGCTCATCCCGGTCTCTCCGCAGCCTGGAATGCTCGTCTTCTTCGGCTTTCTGACAGGGCTCGAGTCTCTCATGatcctcgccgccgccgtgacgAGCAGCCTCTCGCCCTTCAGCATCAACGCCAGCGAaggcctgcagcgccacttCAACGTCGCGCGCGCGatggaggagacggagaacGTCATGCGCGATTTTTGCTGCgggctgcgcagcgacaTTGTTGCCGTGATGAAGGCCACCCTGCTCTTCCgcgtggagcagcagcggcactgcaATAGCGTGGAGACGGTGCGCCACTGGTGTCTTCAGAAACACCTCAGCTACGACAAGCTGATGGCCATTGTAGACCTGGAGAGCCACATCAAGTACGAGCTCGCGGAGTTCATGCCCTTCCGCAGCAtcgtggaggcggagaagctgTTGGAACAGCTAGACAAGCTCGCCTCGATGGTGGCAGTCATGACGAACGTTGCCTTCGTCGCGCAGTCGCTGGAGGTGACAAGCGAGGGCAATTCCTACACGAACTCCAAGGAGATGGCGCTCGGCATCTTCAGCGACCTCACCGCCGTGCCCGACATCCACTCACCGAGCTGCCTGCGGTGGCAGGAAGGCGACATCATTATCCCTGTGCAGCTGAACCTTATCTTCGACAAGCTGCTCGCGAGCTTCTCAACGGCCATCGCGTCGCCGAAGCAGTTCTGGatttcgctgctgctcttctcgcAGCGAGTGCAATACGCGACCttcagcgacgacgagggcaCCTTCCACGTCTTTGCGCTCTCTTACGGTGGTAAGGAGCGCTACGTGGAGGTGGACGAGATTGCCGGCTATGTCGTGCTAGAGTTCCGCCGCAAGCTGTCGGCCATctgcgaggtgctgcgcctgaCCCACGCCCATCGGCTCCTCTATGAGGACCACTTCAATACGCTGCTCGGCAGCTACTccctggcgccgctgcaggacCTGCAGCGCGAGGTGATCACGGCCCTCGTCTCCATCTTTAACAACTTGGAGGACATGACCGCTGACGAGGTGGAgcacgacgaggacgacctGGACGTGGTCTCGCTGCTGTCCTTTGCGCTGCCGACTCGCGCGCCGTGA